A genomic segment from bacterium encodes:
- the groL gene encoding chaperonin GroEL (60 kDa chaperone family; promotes refolding of misfolded polypeptides especially under stressful conditions; forms two stacked rings of heptamers to form a barrel-shaped 14mer; ends can be capped by GroES; misfolded proteins enter the barrel where they are refolded when GroES binds), whose protein sequence is MAKQLCFGEEARKNTLKGVDTLANVVKVTLGPKGRNVVLDKKFGSPTITCDGVTVAKEIELENAYENMGAQMVREVASKTSDVAGDGTTTATVLAQAIFREGTKNIAAGANPMALKRGIEKATEAVVEEIKKNAKEVKEKKEMAQVATISAHMDAAIGNLIADAMEKVGKDGVITVEESKTMTTELDVVEGMQFDKGYLSPYFVTDAERMECVLEDPYILIHEKKISVMKDLLPILEKIVQKGKPFLIISEDVEGEALATLVVNKIRGTLRCAAVKAPGFGDRRKAMLEDIAILTGGRVVVEELGIKLENLKLDDLGQAKRITIDKDNTTIIEGAGDTADIKARISQIKLQIDETTSDYDREKLQERLAKLAGGVAVVKVGAATETEMKEKKARVEDALHATRAAVEEGIIPGGGVVLLRAQQVVDKLKLEGDEKVGAMIVRRALEEPLRQIAENAGLEGSIVAEKIRLEKDPNLGYDASEDKFTDLVQAGVIDPAKVTRCALQNATSIAGLMLTTEALVTDIPEKKKDMPPMPPGGGYGDMY, encoded by the coding sequence ATGGCTAAACAGCTATGTTTTGGAGAAGAGGCAAGAAAAAATACCCTTAAAGGGGTGGATACCTTAGCCAATGTCGTTAAAGTGACATTAGGTCCTAAAGGTAGAAATGTGGTTTTAGACAAGAAATTTGGTTCACCAACGATTACCTGCGATGGCGTAACCGTAGCAAAAGAGATTGAATTAGAAAACGCGTATGAGAATATGGGGGCACAAATGGTAAGGGAGGTAGCGTCGAAAACATCAGATGTGGCAGGTGACGGAACAACAACGGCAACGGTTTTAGCTCAGGCAATTTTCCGTGAAGGGACTAAGAATATTGCCGCTGGGGCTAATCCAATGGCTTTGAAACGAGGGATAGAAAAAGCAACTGAGGCCGTGGTAGAAGAGATTAAGAAAAACGCCAAAGAGGTTAAAGAGAAAAAGGAAATGGCACAGGTAGCCACTATTTCTGCCCATATGGATGCCGCTATTGGCAATTTAATTGCCGATGCGATGGAAAAGGTTGGTAAAGATGGCGTTATCACCGTCGAAGAATCAAAAACAATGACCACGGAATTGGATGTCGTCGAAGGGATGCAGTTTGATAAAGGCTATTTATCACCATATTTTGTAACTGATGCCGAACGAATGGAATGCGTCCTTGAAGACCCATATATCTTGATTCATGAGAAAAAAATATCCGTGATGAAAGACCTTTTACCTATCCTTGAGAAGATAGTTCAAAAAGGGAAACCATTTTTAATCATTTCTGAGGATGTAGAAGGTGAGGCATTAGCGACTTTAGTTGTGAATAAGATTCGTGGCACATTGCGATGTGCGGCGGTAAAGGCACCAGGCTTTGGCGATAGACGCAAGGCAATGTTAGAAGATATTGCCATTCTTACAGGTGGCAGGGTTGTTGTCGAAGAATTAGGGATTAAATTAGAAAATCTCAAACTCGACGATTTAGGCCAGGCTAAAAGGATAACGATTGATAAGGATAATACAACGATTATTGAAGGTGCAGGTGATACGGCTGATATTAAAGCCAGAATATCACAGATTAAATTACAAATTGATGAAACGACCTCTGACTATGACCGTGAGAAACTTCAGGAAAGATTAGCTAAATTAGCTGGCGGCGTCGCAGTAGTTAAGGTTGGTGCGGCAACTGAAACCGAAATGAAAGAGAAAAAGGCACGAGTTGAAGATGCCCTCCATGCTACCAGAGCCGCAGTTGAAGAAGGAATTATCCCGGGTGGCGGAGTAGTGTTGCTGCGTGCACAACAGGTGGTTGATAAACTTAAATTAGAAGGGGATGAAAAAGTCGGTGCAATGATTGTTAGACGGGCATTAGAAGAACCTTTAAGACAAATTGCAGAAAATGCCGGATTAGAAGGTTCGATAGTCGCCGAGAAGATTAGGTTGGAGAAAGACCCTAATCTTGGCTACGATGCCTCAGAAGATAAATTCACTGATTTAGTCCAGGCAGGTGTGATTGACCCGGCAAAAGTAACTCGCTGTGCCCTGCAAAATGCAACTTCGATTGCAGGATTAATGTTGACCACAGAAGCATTGGTTACGGATATCCCTGAAAAGAAAAAAGATATGCCTCCTATGCCACCAGGCGGCGGATACGGGGATATGTATTAA
- a CDS encoding zinc ribbon domain-containing protein, with translation MPTYEYECLKCGFRFEEFQKITDEPLKKCPECKAEVKRVFTGGAGFLFKGSGFYATDYVQKSKSYVEAEKKEIGYKEPEPKKPDSKKDKVSTTKK, from the coding sequence ATGCCAACTTATGAATATGAATGCCTAAAATGTGGATTTAGATTTGAGGAATTTCAAAAAATTACAGATGAACCTCTAAAAAAATGCCCTGAATGTAAAGCAGAGGTTAAAAGGGTATTTACAGGAGGAGCAGGATTTCTATTTAAAGGCTCAGGCTTCTATGCCACAGATTATGTTCAGAAAAGCAAAAGTTATGTCGAGGCGGAAAAAAAAGAAATAGGCTACAAAGAACCTGAACCTAAAAAGCCTGATTCTAAAAAAGATAAAGTCTCCACCACGAAAAAATAG